The following proteins are encoded in a genomic region of Arthrobacter jiangjiafuii:
- a CDS encoding gluconeogenesis factor YvcK family protein has translation MTFLTGPLPVLPQTGAGRGGDTDGAPAVVALGGGHGLSASLSALRLLTTDLTAVVTVADDGGSSGRLRHELDVLPPGDLRMALAALCDDTDWGRTWRDVMQHRFQSRPGISGSLDNHALGNLLIVTLWELLGDPVAGLQWAGALLGARGQVLPMSTHPLTIEGDVLRRTAQGTRLEVVTGQARLAAAGVQSKVSEVRLSPADAPACAEALTAIERADWIILGPGSWYTSVLPHLMLPELRTALCKTKAKRCLTMNLSNETTETAGMSALDHLAEVRRYAPDLRVDAVLADPSVIEDQDAFAEAVAGMGGRPVFGKVGAATGRPIHDPLRLATAYHDMFGEN, from the coding sequence ATGACCTTCCTTACCGGGCCCCTGCCGGTGCTTCCGCAGACCGGCGCGGGCCGGGGCGGAGACACTGACGGGGCCCCCGCCGTCGTCGCCCTTGGAGGCGGCCACGGCCTCTCCGCGTCACTGTCCGCCCTGCGCCTGCTGACCACTGACCTGACCGCCGTGGTCACGGTGGCCGACGACGGCGGCTCCTCCGGGCGGCTGCGTCATGAACTGGACGTGCTTCCGCCCGGGGATCTGCGGATGGCCCTGGCTGCACTGTGCGACGACACGGACTGGGGGCGCACCTGGCGGGATGTCATGCAGCACCGCTTCCAGTCCCGGCCCGGGATCAGCGGATCCCTGGACAACCACGCGCTGGGCAACCTGCTGATCGTGACCCTCTGGGAACTCCTTGGCGACCCCGTCGCCGGGCTCCAGTGGGCCGGTGCGCTGCTCGGCGCCCGCGGGCAGGTGCTGCCCATGTCCACGCACCCGCTGACCATCGAAGGTGATGTGCTGCGCCGCACGGCACAGGGCACCCGGCTGGAGGTGGTGACAGGGCAGGCGCGCCTGGCCGCCGCAGGGGTGCAGAGCAAGGTCAGCGAGGTGCGGCTGAGCCCGGCCGACGCCCCGGCCTGCGCCGAAGCGCTCACCGCGATCGAGCGCGCCGACTGGATCATCCTCGGCCCGGGCTCCTGGTACACCTCGGTCCTGCCGCACCTGATGCTTCCGGAGCTGCGCACTGCCCTGTGCAAGACCAAGGCCAAACGCTGCCTCACCATGAACCTGAGCAACGAAACCACGGAAACAGCCGGCATGTCGGCGCTCGACCATCTGGCCGAGGTCCGCCGCTATGCCCCGGATCTCCGCGTGGACGCCGTCCTCGCCGATCCCTCGGTCATCGAGGACCAGGACGCGTTTGCCGAGGCGGTAGCCGGGATGGGAGGCCGGCCGGTCTTCGGTAAGGTGGGGGCAGCGACCGGGCGGCCGATCCATGATCCGCTGCGCCTGGCCACCGCGTACCACGATATGTTTGGGGAGAACTAG
- the rapZ gene encoding RNase adapter RapZ, translating to MMEQDALTPVKPDESELLVVTGMSGAGRSTAANALEDHGWYVVENLPPMMLGTLTELVSRMPQSIPKLAVVIDVRSKELFQDIREALSNLRAAGVTYRLLFLDAEDETLVRRFEQGRRPHPLQEDGSILDGIGAERDVLKELRESSDVIVDTSKLNVHALATTITELFTESGPIVLRLNVMSFGFKYGLPVDANYVADVRFIPNPHWVPQLRPHTGLDADVRDYVMGAAGTGDFLDRYVDALEPVIDGYRRENKHYATIAVGCTGGKHRSVAVTEELAKRLAQLPHVTVSAHHRDLGRE from the coding sequence ATGATGGAACAGGACGCGCTGACCCCGGTCAAGCCCGACGAGTCGGAACTGCTGGTGGTCACAGGCATGTCCGGAGCCGGTCGCAGCACGGCCGCCAACGCCCTCGAAGACCACGGCTGGTATGTGGTGGAGAACCTGCCTCCGATGATGCTGGGCACCCTCACCGAGCTGGTATCCCGCATGCCCCAGTCCATTCCGAAGCTGGCAGTGGTCATCGATGTGCGCAGCAAGGAGCTCTTCCAGGACATCCGCGAGGCGCTCAGCAACCTGCGCGCAGCCGGCGTCACCTACCGGCTGCTGTTCCTGGACGCCGAAGACGAAACGCTGGTCCGCCGGTTCGAGCAGGGCCGCCGGCCGCATCCGCTGCAGGAGGACGGCTCCATCCTGGACGGCATCGGCGCGGAACGCGATGTGCTCAAGGAACTGCGGGAATCCTCCGACGTCATCGTGGACACTTCCAAGCTCAACGTCCACGCCCTGGCCACGACCATCACCGAACTCTTCACCGAGTCCGGGCCGATTGTGCTGCGGCTGAACGTGATGAGCTTCGGCTTCAAATACGGGCTGCCGGTGGACGCCAACTACGTGGCGGACGTCCGGTTTATCCCCAACCCGCACTGGGTACCGCAGCTGCGCCCGCACACCGGCCTGGACGCCGACGTACGCGACTACGTCATGGGTGCCGCCGGCACCGGGGACTTCCTGGACCGCTACGTGGACGCCCTGGAACCGGTCATCGACGGTTACCGCCGGGAAAACAAGCACTACGCCACCATCGCCGTGGGCTGCACGGGCGGCAAGCACCGTTCCGTGGCAGTCACGGAGGAACTGGCCAAGCGGCTGGCCCAGCTGCCCCACGTGACGGTCAGTGCACACCACCGCGACCTGGGACGCGAGTAG
- the uvrC gene encoding excinuclease ABC subunit UvrC translates to MADPATYRPKTGEIPTAPGVYRFRDEHRRVIYVGKAKNLRSRLNSYFANPRGLLPKTRAMVHTAASVEWTVVGTELEALQLEYTWIKEFNPRFNIMFRDDKSYPYLAVTMGEKYPRAQVMRGDRRKDTRYFGPFYPAKAIRETLDTLLRVFPVRTCSSGVFKRAERTGRPCLLGYIDKCSAPCVGRISPEDHRDLAAELCDFMSGEGKRFISTLEKEMQAAVAELDYETAARLRDDIAALRKVFERNNVVLSEDTDADIFALEEDELEASAQVFHVRGGRIRGQRGWVVEKVEDAETGDLVEHLIQQVYGEAASTDRIPRQVLVPALPSNADELGEWLSGLRGARVDIRVPQRGDKKALMETVARNAADALRLHKSRRAGDITTRSAALQELQEALDLPVALLRIECYDISHVSGTNVVASMVVAEDGLPKKSDYRKFSITGDAARDDTSAMYNVISRRFRNYLAENADPAADPDAPATLPVERTGTDVQPLTDTLTAAPRTKFAYPPNLVVVDGGQPQVAAASRALADLGITDIYVVGLAKRLEEVWVPDSDFPVILPRASEALFLLQRIRDEAHRFAITFHRQKRAKSMTASLLDEISGLGPAKRAALLKEFGSVKKLRTASAEDLQRVPGIGPALAASVHAQLAAKGGAGAAPAVNMTTGEILET, encoded by the coding sequence GTGGCAGATCCAGCAACATACCGGCCCAAAACCGGGGAAATCCCTACCGCCCCCGGCGTCTACCGTTTCCGTGACGAGCACCGCCGGGTCATTTACGTGGGCAAGGCCAAGAACCTCCGCTCCCGCCTGAATTCCTACTTCGCCAATCCGCGGGGCCTGCTGCCCAAGACCCGGGCAATGGTCCATACCGCGGCGAGCGTCGAATGGACGGTGGTGGGAACCGAGCTGGAGGCCCTCCAGCTGGAATACACCTGGATCAAGGAATTCAACCCCCGGTTCAACATCATGTTCCGGGATGACAAGTCCTACCCCTATCTCGCCGTGACCATGGGGGAGAAGTACCCGCGGGCGCAGGTCATGCGCGGCGACCGGCGCAAGGACACCCGCTACTTCGGCCCGTTCTACCCGGCCAAGGCCATCCGCGAGACACTCGACACCCTGCTGCGCGTCTTCCCCGTCCGCACCTGCAGCTCCGGTGTCTTCAAGCGCGCCGAGCGCACCGGCCGCCCGTGCCTGCTCGGCTACATCGACAAGTGCTCAGCCCCCTGCGTCGGCCGGATCAGCCCCGAGGACCACCGCGACCTGGCCGCCGAGCTGTGCGACTTCATGTCCGGCGAGGGCAAGCGCTTCATCTCCACCCTGGAGAAGGAAATGCAGGCAGCCGTCGCCGAGCTGGACTATGAAACAGCAGCCCGGCTGCGCGATGACATCGCCGCGCTGCGGAAGGTCTTCGAACGCAACAACGTGGTGCTCAGCGAAGACACCGATGCTGACATCTTCGCCCTCGAAGAGGATGAACTCGAAGCCTCGGCCCAGGTCTTCCACGTCCGCGGCGGGCGTATCCGCGGCCAGCGCGGCTGGGTGGTGGAAAAGGTTGAGGACGCCGAGACCGGGGACCTCGTGGAACACCTGATCCAGCAGGTCTACGGCGAGGCAGCCTCCACCGACCGCATTCCCCGCCAGGTGCTGGTTCCGGCGCTTCCGTCCAATGCCGATGAGCTCGGCGAATGGCTTTCCGGGCTGCGCGGTGCCCGGGTGGACATCCGGGTCCCGCAGCGCGGCGACAAAAAAGCGCTGATGGAAACGGTGGCCCGCAACGCCGCTGACGCGCTGCGGCTGCACAAGAGCCGCCGGGCCGGGGATATCACCACCCGCTCCGCCGCGCTCCAGGAACTGCAGGAAGCCCTGGACCTGCCCGTGGCTCTGCTGCGGATCGAGTGCTACGACATCTCCCATGTCTCCGGCACCAACGTGGTGGCGTCCATGGTGGTGGCCGAGGACGGGCTGCCCAAGAAATCGGACTACCGCAAGTTCTCCATCACCGGGGACGCCGCGCGGGACGACACCTCGGCGATGTACAACGTGATCTCCCGGCGCTTCCGCAACTACCTCGCGGAGAACGCCGATCCGGCGGCCGACCCCGATGCTCCCGCAACGCTGCCCGTCGAGCGCACCGGCACCGACGTCCAGCCGCTCACCGATACGCTCACTGCCGCGCCGCGGACAAAATTCGCCTATCCGCCGAACCTGGTGGTGGTCGACGGCGGGCAGCCGCAGGTGGCTGCGGCCTCCCGTGCCCTGGCCGACCTGGGCATCACCGACATCTACGTGGTGGGCCTGGCCAAGCGCCTGGAAGAGGTCTGGGTGCCGGACAGCGACTTCCCGGTGATCCTGCCCCGTGCCTCCGAGGCGCTCTTCCTGCTGCAGCGCATCCGCGATGAAGCCCACCGGTTCGCCATCACCTTCCACCGGCAGAAGCGGGCCAAATCGATGACGGCGTCCCTGCTGGATGAAATCTCCGGACTGGGTCCGGCCAAGCGTGCCGCGCTGCTCAAGGAATTCGGCTCGGTGAAGAAGCTGCGAACCGCCTCCGCCGAGGATCTGCAGCGGGTTCCCGGTATCGGTCCGGCGCTGGCCGCATCGGTGCACGCGCAGCTGGCGGCGAAGGGCGGGGCGGGCGCGGCGCCGGCCGTCAACATGACCACCGGCGAAATCCTGGAAACTTAG
- a CDS encoding lysophospholipid acyltransferase family protein has protein sequence MGVYDLTRASTRGLIATLCRPTVTGLENVPSSGAFIVAANHLSFLDSVLTQALMPRPVAFFAKAEYFTGTGVKGAAMRTFFEGVGSIPVERGQQAASVAALKTLLDRLEAGSGIGIYPEGTRSRDGLLYRGRTGVGWLALTSGAPVVPVGLIGTENLQPAGKKWIKPQHFTMKIGRPLYFQKTGPDHALPARRQATDRVMDAIAELSGQERAGSYNQSKPEG, from the coding sequence ATGGGAGTCTATGACCTCACCCGGGCCTCCACCCGCGGCCTGATCGCCACCCTGTGCCGGCCCACGGTCACCGGCCTGGAGAATGTTCCCAGCTCCGGCGCCTTTATTGTTGCGGCCAACCACCTCTCCTTCCTGGACAGCGTGCTGACCCAGGCGCTGATGCCGCGGCCGGTCGCCTTCTTCGCCAAGGCTGAATACTTCACCGGCACCGGGGTCAAGGGCGCCGCCATGCGGACGTTCTTCGAGGGGGTGGGATCCATCCCCGTAGAGCGCGGCCAGCAGGCTGCGTCCGTTGCCGCCCTGAAAACGCTGCTGGACCGCTTGGAGGCGGGCAGCGGGATAGGGATCTACCCCGAGGGGACGAGGTCCCGCGACGGACTGCTCTACCGCGGCCGCACCGGCGTGGGCTGGCTGGCCCTGACCTCGGGCGCACCGGTAGTGCCCGTGGGTCTGATCGGAACCGAAAACCTGCAGCCCGCAGGTAAGAAATGGATCAAACCACAGCACTTCACGATGAAGATCGGGCGGCCGCTGTACTTCCAGAAAACCGGACCCGACCACGCGCTGCCCGCCCGCCGGCAGGCAACCGACCGGGTCATGGATGCCATTGCCGAACTGTCCGGGCAGGAACGCGCCGGCAGCTACAACCAGAGCAAGCCCGAAGGCTAG
- a CDS encoding HAD hydrolase-like protein produces the protein MKESRLLVLFDLDGTLVDPAGAITGGISAALASCGLPVPPAADLQRMVGPALVTSLRDIAGVPADRVDEVIAIYRAGYRSAGMAQSRPYPGIADTVARLRAEGCLVAVATQKPEPLAMELLTTQGLLVLFDSVHGSPADEQAAAALDGKTTIIAAALARHAGSFDRAVMVGDRRHDVHGAAANGLDCIGVDWGFAAAGELEAAGAVAVVGTAEDLLAELRSLTEPHSLTEPHSLTKPHSGQHGFRAQEGACANGSL, from the coding sequence GTGAAAGAATCCCGGCTCTTAGTGCTCTTTGACCTTGACGGAACCCTGGTGGATCCGGCGGGGGCCATCACCGGCGGCATCAGCGCCGCCCTGGCCTCCTGCGGGCTGCCCGTTCCGCCGGCTGCCGACCTGCAGCGCATGGTCGGACCGGCACTGGTGACTTCACTCCGGGATATCGCCGGCGTCCCCGCGGACCGTGTTGACGAGGTCATCGCCATCTACCGGGCCGGTTACCGCTCCGCGGGAATGGCACAGAGCCGTCCCTACCCGGGAATTGCCGATACGGTGGCCAGGCTTCGCGCGGAAGGCTGCCTCGTGGCCGTGGCTACCCAGAAGCCCGAGCCGCTGGCCATGGAGCTGCTCACCACCCAGGGCCTCCTGGTTCTGTTCGATTCCGTCCATGGCTCTCCCGCCGATGAACAGGCCGCAGCGGCCCTGGACGGGAAAACCACGATCATCGCTGCCGCCCTGGCCCGTCATGCGGGCAGTTTCGACCGGGCGGTCATGGTGGGGGACCGCCGGCACGATGTGCACGGCGCCGCAGCCAACGGGCTGGACTGCATTGGCGTGGACTGGGGGTTCGCCGCTGCAGGTGAACTGGAAGCGGCAGGCGCCGTTGCCGTCGTCGGCACCGCAGAAGATCTGCTCGCCGAACTGCGCAGCCTCACCGAACCGCACAGCCTCACCGAACCGCACAGCCTCACCAAGCCGCACAGTGGACAGCACGGCTTCCGTGCGCAGGAAGGGGCCTGCGCAAATGGGAGTCTATGA
- the uvrA gene encoding excinuclease ABC subunit UvrA — protein MADNANEPHRGNDLSRLIVKGAREHNLRNVDLDLPRDAMIVFTGLSGSGKSSLAFDTIFAEGQRRYVESLSSYARMFLGQVDKPDVDFIEGLSPAVSIDQKSTSKNPRSTVGTITEIYDYMRLLWARVGTPYCPVCGEPVSRQTPQQIVDQLLELPEGTRFQILAPMVRGRKGEFVDLFKELAAKGYSRARVDGEQIQLSDPPKLGKQYKHTIEVVVDRLVAKDGIRQRLTDSIETALGLADGRVLADFVDLDEKSEDRIRAFSEHLACPNEHPLAIDEIEPRSFSFNNPFGACPVCTGIGSRLEVDEELVIPNPNLSLAAGAVAPWALGNATLEYWNRLLAGLAKEMDFSMDVPWKKLPAKAREAILNGKDHKVVVQYKNRFGRERKYSTGFEGVIQYIHRKHLETESDSARDRYEEYMREIPCPECGGARLNPASLSVLINGRNIAQVAAMPLREAAQFLSGLDLTAREAKIGDQVLKEILARLTFLLDVGLEYLSLERAAATLSGGEAQRIRLATQIGSGLVGVLYVLDEPSIGLHQKDNRRLIETLARLRNLGNTLIVVEHDEDTIHEADWVVDIGPGAGEHGGEVVHSGSLEDLLTNERSLTGAYLSGRRKIDIPAKRRKVDKSRQLKIVGARENNLRNIDVSIPLGVFTAVTGVSGSGKSTLINDILYKTLAAKLNGAKHVAGRHLRIDGLENLDKVIHVDQSPIGRTPRSNPATYTGVWDHIRKLFAETTEAKVRGYLPGRFSFNVKGGRCEACHGDGTLKIEMNFLPDVYVPCEVCHGGRFNRETLEVNYKGKNIAEVLAMSIEEAAEFFAAFSPISRHLNTLVDVGLGYVRLGQPATTLSGGEAQRVKLAAELQKRSNGRSVYVLDEPTTGLHFEDVRKLLLVLQGLVDKGNTVITIEHNLDVIKSADWIIDMGPEGGNGGGQVIAQGSPEKVAKSDVSHTGHFLAEMFAKQA, from the coding sequence ATGGCCGATAACGCCAACGAGCCGCATCGCGGCAACGATCTTTCCCGCCTCATCGTCAAGGGCGCCAGGGAACACAATCTGCGCAACGTGGACCTGGATCTGCCACGCGACGCCATGATTGTCTTTACCGGCCTGTCCGGCTCGGGAAAGTCTTCCCTGGCCTTCGACACGATCTTCGCCGAGGGGCAGCGGCGCTATGTGGAGTCCCTGTCGTCCTATGCACGGATGTTCCTGGGCCAGGTGGACAAGCCGGACGTCGACTTCATCGAAGGCCTGTCCCCGGCGGTCTCCATCGACCAGAAATCGACCTCGAAAAACCCGCGCTCCACGGTCGGCACCATCACCGAGATCTACGACTATATGCGCCTGCTCTGGGCCCGTGTCGGCACCCCCTACTGCCCGGTGTGCGGCGAGCCCGTCTCGCGGCAGACCCCGCAGCAGATCGTTGACCAGCTGCTGGAGCTGCCCGAGGGTACCCGGTTCCAGATCCTGGCGCCCATGGTGCGCGGCCGCAAGGGCGAATTCGTCGACCTGTTCAAGGAACTTGCCGCCAAGGGCTACTCACGGGCCCGGGTCGACGGCGAGCAGATCCAGCTCTCCGACCCGCCCAAGCTGGGCAAGCAGTACAAGCACACCATCGAGGTGGTGGTGGACCGCCTGGTGGCCAAGGACGGCATCCGGCAGCGGCTCACCGATTCCATCGAAACCGCCCTGGGCCTCGCGGACGGCCGGGTCCTGGCCGACTTCGTGGACCTGGACGAGAAGAGCGAGGACCGGATCCGGGCCTTCTCCGAGCACCTGGCCTGCCCCAACGAACACCCGCTGGCGATCGACGAGATCGAGCCGCGGTCCTTCTCCTTCAACAACCCCTTCGGCGCCTGCCCGGTCTGCACCGGCATCGGCAGCCGGCTGGAGGTTGACGAGGAACTGGTCATCCCCAACCCCAACCTGAGCCTGGCCGCCGGAGCCGTGGCACCCTGGGCCCTGGGCAACGCCACCCTTGAATACTGGAACCGGCTGCTGGCCGGCCTGGCCAAGGAGATGGACTTCTCCATGGACGTGCCGTGGAAGAAGCTGCCCGCCAAGGCCCGCGAAGCCATCCTCAACGGCAAGGACCACAAGGTTGTGGTCCAGTACAAGAACCGTTTCGGCCGGGAGCGCAAATACAGCACCGGCTTCGAAGGCGTCATCCAGTACATCCACCGCAAGCACCTCGAGACCGAATCCGACAGCGCCCGCGACCGGTACGAGGAGTACATGCGGGAAATCCCCTGCCCCGAGTGCGGGGGAGCCCGCCTGAACCCGGCCTCGCTGTCCGTGCTGATCAACGGCAGGAACATCGCCCAGGTGGCGGCCATGCCGCTGCGCGAGGCCGCGCAGTTCCTCAGCGGACTGGACCTCACCGCCCGCGAAGCCAAGATCGGCGACCAGGTCCTGAAGGAAATCCTGGCCCGCCTGACCTTCCTGCTCGACGTCGGCCTGGAGTACCTTTCCCTGGAGCGGGCCGCCGCCACCCTGTCCGGCGGCGAGGCCCAGCGCATCCGCCTGGCCACCCAGATCGGCTCCGGGCTGGTCGGAGTGCTGTACGTTCTCGACGAGCCGTCGATCGGACTGCACCAGAAGGACAACCGCCGCCTGATCGAGACCCTGGCCCGGCTGCGCAACCTGGGCAACACGCTGATCGTGGTGGAGCACGACGAAGACACCATCCACGAAGCCGACTGGGTGGTGGACATAGGACCCGGCGCCGGTGAACACGGCGGTGAAGTGGTCCACTCCGGGTCCCTGGAGGACCTGCTCACCAACGAGCGGTCACTGACCGGTGCCTACCTCTCCGGACGCCGGAAGATCGATATTCCGGCCAAGCGCCGCAAGGTGGACAAATCCCGCCAGCTGAAGATCGTCGGGGCCCGGGAGAACAACCTGCGCAACATCGACGTCTCGATTCCGCTGGGGGTCTTCACCGCGGTGACAGGTGTCAGCGGTTCGGGTAAATCCACCCTGATCAACGACATTCTCTACAAGACCCTGGCCGCCAAGCTGAACGGCGCCAAGCACGTCGCGGGACGCCACCTGCGCATTGACGGCCTGGAGAACCTGGACAAGGTCATCCACGTGGACCAGAGCCCGATCGGACGCACCCCGCGCTCCAACCCGGCCACCTACACCGGCGTCTGGGACCACATCCGCAAGCTCTTCGCGGAGACCACGGAAGCCAAGGTCCGCGGCTACCTGCCGGGCCGGTTCTCCTTCAACGTCAAGGGTGGCCGCTGCGAGGCGTGCCACGGCGACGGAACGCTGAAGATCGAGATGAACTTCCTGCCGGACGTCTACGTGCCCTGCGAGGTCTGCCACGGCGGCCGGTTCAACCGCGAAACCCTTGAGGTGAACTACAAGGGCAAGAACATCGCCGAGGTCCTGGCGATGTCGATCGAGGAGGCAGCGGAGTTCTTCGCCGCGTTCTCACCGATCTCCCGGCACCTGAACACGCTGGTGGATGTCGGCCTGGGCTATGTCCGTCTCGGCCAGCCTGCCACCACCCTCTCCGGCGGCGAGGCGCAGCGCGTCAAGCTGGCGGCGGAACTGCAGAAGCGCTCGAACGGGCGCAGCGTGTACGTCCTTGACGAGCCGACCACCGGCCTGCACTTCGAGGACGTCCGCAAGCTGCTGCTCGTGCTGCAGGGGCTCGTGGATAAGGGCAATACCGTGATTACCATCGAGCACAACCTCGACGTCATCAAGAGTGCTGACTGGATCATCGATATGGGCCCCGAGGGCGGCAATGGAGGAGGCCAGGTCATCGCCCAGGGAAGCCCCGAAAAGGTCGCGAAGTCCGATGTCAGCCATACCGGGCATTTCCTGGCGGAGATGTTTGCCAAGCAGGCCTGA
- a CDS encoding GntR family transcriptional regulator, with protein sequence MSDDVLSWVRIDAASSVPPFEQLRVQILDAANEGRLAVGTRLPPVRALAARMGLAVNTVARAYRELEQAEVVTTRSRAGTVIAAAGDNGRRRVAEAARVFADSVRANGLDAKEALTYVETALRLR encoded by the coding sequence ATGAGCGACGACGTCCTGTCCTGGGTCCGCATCGACGCGGCCAGCTCGGTCCCTCCCTTTGAGCAGCTGCGGGTGCAGATTCTCGACGCCGCCAATGAGGGACGCCTCGCCGTCGGAACCCGCCTGCCCCCGGTCCGCGCGCTCGCCGCCCGGATGGGCCTGGCCGTCAACACCGTGGCGCGGGCCTACCGCGAACTCGAACAGGCCGAAGTGGTCACCACGCGCTCGCGGGCAGGAACCGTCATTGCGGCCGCCGGTGACAACGGACGACGCCGGGTAGCCGAAGCCGCCCGCGTTTTCGCTGATTCCGTGCGCGCCAACGGGCTGGACGCGAAGGAAGCCCTCACGTACGTCGAGACCGCTCTTCGCCTGCGGTGA
- a CDS encoding ABC transporter ATP-binding protein — protein sequence MRGGPALRGPGPRGPGAGAPVAKPLNFRATVRRILHLMAPDRLRVALVIVTAVVSVALTVTAPRILGEATNVIFDGVIGAGLEPGLSKDEQVQALRRTGQDQLADMLAAMDVVPGQGLDFGRLGVLVLGVLGIYLASFAFGWLQARVTARVVQNAMYRLRKDVDGKLFRLPMSHFQRGSRGDVLSRVTNDIDNLAQTLAQTLTQIITSVLTIVGVLGMMLWLSPLLALIAVVTVPVSAVVTVLIARRSQVQFMQQWKSTGEVNGYIEEMFSAHDVVKAFGQTERVVAGFTPANETLYRSSFRAQFVSGVIMPVMQFVSNLNYVAVAVVGGLLVANGRLTIGGVQAFIQYSRQFSQPLGQLGSLINMLQSGVASAERVFELLDGREQDPDPADPLTIPRVRGQVAFEHVDFSYSSDAPLIKDLSFTAEPGQTVAIVGPTGAGKTTLVNLLMRFYDVDAGRITIDGVDTAAMRRDDVRGLIGMVLQDAWLFEGTIRENLAYGAPGATEEQIVQAAQATHVDHFVRSLPHGYDTVLGDDGGSLSQGQRQLITITRAWLADPSILVLDEATSSVDTRTEISIRLAMNALRQARTSFVIAHRLSTIRDADVILVVRQGEIVEQGTHEALLAAEGFYAGLYRSQFAGPAEPEERDESDAVDPAAAAEAGAAGHGEAGGVAK from the coding sequence ATGCGGGGAGGGCCGGCACTCCGGGGTCCCGGACCGCGCGGACCCGGCGCCGGTGCTCCGGTTGCAAAGCCCCTGAACTTCCGGGCCACCGTCCGGCGGATCCTGCACCTCATGGCCCCGGACCGGCTGCGGGTGGCACTGGTCATCGTGACCGCCGTCGTCTCCGTGGCGCTCACGGTCACGGCACCGCGGATCCTGGGCGAAGCAACGAACGTGATTTTCGACGGCGTGATCGGTGCCGGGCTGGAACCGGGCCTGAGCAAGGACGAGCAGGTACAGGCGCTGCGCCGGACCGGACAGGACCAGCTGGCGGACATGCTCGCCGCAATGGACGTGGTCCCCGGGCAGGGGCTGGACTTCGGCAGGCTCGGAGTCCTCGTGCTGGGGGTGCTGGGCATCTACCTGGCCTCGTTTGCTTTCGGATGGCTGCAGGCACGGGTCACGGCCCGGGTGGTGCAGAACGCCATGTACCGGCTGCGGAAGGATGTGGACGGCAAGCTGTTCCGGTTGCCCATGTCCCATTTCCAGCGCGGATCCCGGGGAGACGTGCTCAGTCGGGTCACCAACGACATCGACAACCTGGCGCAGACCCTCGCCCAGACCCTGACCCAGATCATCACCTCGGTGCTGACCATTGTGGGGGTGCTGGGCATGATGCTCTGGCTCTCTCCGCTGCTGGCCCTGATCGCAGTGGTGACGGTGCCTGTTTCCGCCGTCGTCACAGTGCTCATTGCCCGGCGCTCGCAGGTGCAGTTCATGCAGCAGTGGAAATCCACGGGGGAGGTCAACGGCTACATCGAGGAAATGTTCAGCGCCCACGATGTGGTGAAGGCCTTCGGCCAGACCGAACGCGTGGTGGCGGGATTCACCCCGGCCAACGAGACCCTCTACCGTTCATCCTTCAGGGCACAGTTCGTGTCCGGCGTCATCATGCCCGTCATGCAGTTCGTCTCCAACCTCAACTACGTGGCGGTGGCAGTGGTGGGCGGCCTTCTGGTGGCCAACGGACGGCTCACCATCGGGGGAGTGCAGGCCTTCATCCAATACAGCCGGCAGTTCTCCCAGCCGCTGGGGCAGCTCGGCTCGCTGATCAACATGCTGCAGTCCGGCGTCGCCTCAGCCGAACGTGTGTTCGAATTACTCGACGGCAGGGAACAGGACCCGGATCCGGCGGATCCGCTGACCATCCCCCGGGTGCGCGGCCAGGTGGCCTTTGAGCACGTGGACTTCAGCTACTCCTCGGACGCACCACTGATCAAGGACCTGTCCTTCACGGCAGAGCCCGGGCAGACCGTGGCGATCGTCGGCCCCACGGGGGCGGGGAAGACCACGCTGGTGAACCTGCTGATGCGTTTCTATGACGTGGACGCCGGGCGGATCACCATCGACGGCGTCGATACCGCTGCGATGCGGCGCGATGACGTGCGGGGATTGATCGGCATGGTGCTGCAGGATGCCTGGCTGTTTGAGGGGACCATTAGGGAGAACCTTGCCTACGGCGCTCCGGGCGCCACGGAGGAGCAGATTGTCCAGGCAGCGCAGGCCACCCATGTGGACCACTTCGTGCGCTCGCTGCCCCACGGGTATGACACCGTCCTGGGGGATGACGGCGGATCCCTGAGCCAGGGACAGCGCCAGCTGATCACCATCACCCGCGCCTGGCTGGCGGATCCGTCCATCCTGGTCCTGGATGAGGCCACCAGCTCGGTGGACACCCGGACCGAGATTTCCATCCGGCTGGCCATGAACGCGCTGCGCCAGGCACGGACCAGCTTCGTGATTGCGCACCGGCTCTCCACGATCCGCGATGCGGACGTGATCCTGGTGGTGCGGCAGGGGGAGATCGTGGAACAGGGGACCCACGAGGCACTGCTCGCCGCTGAGGGGTTCTATGCCGGGCTGTACCGCTCCCAGTTCGCCGGACCCGCCGAACCTGAGGAACGGGACGAATCCGACGCCGTCGACCCCGCCGCAGCGGCAGAGGCAGGCGCCGCCGGACACGGCGAAGCAGGCGGCGTGGCAAAATAG